A section of the Flavobacterium sp. CG_23.5 genome encodes:
- a CDS encoding glycosyltransferase family 2 protein, giving the protein MKISVCMATFNGEKFIKEQVQSIIKQLSATDEIIISDDGSTDETINIISAFLDPRIRLVQNDSSQFKPNKQSRSYQVTRNFENALSYATGDYIFLSDQDDVWEEDKVEGCLLLLKDKKINLIVHDANVVDESDNVIARSYFEKVKSQKGFFRNIIKNSYLGCCMVFDRRILLKSLPFPKDLIAHDMWIGLIAEKNGKVAFVDNKFIRYKRHSAAVTASGMKSDNSLNFKIRYRVQFILQYLKSFV; this is encoded by the coding sequence ATGAAAATTTCAGTTTGTATGGCCACCTTTAATGGAGAGAAATTTATTAAAGAACAAGTACAAAGTATAATCAAACAATTGTCTGCGACCGACGAAATAATAATTTCTGATGATGGGTCTACTGATGAGACCATTAACATCATTTCTGCTTTTTTAGATCCAAGGATTCGATTGGTTCAGAACGATTCCAGCCAATTCAAACCCAATAAACAAAGCAGATCCTATCAGGTCACCAGAAATTTCGAGAATGCACTTAGCTATGCTACGGGAGATTACATTTTTTTATCTGATCAGGATGACGTCTGGGAAGAGGATAAAGTCGAAGGATGTCTTTTACTGTTAAAAGATAAAAAAATCAATCTTATTGTTCATGATGCCAATGTTGTGGATGAATCGGATAACGTGATAGCTCGGTCCTATTTTGAAAAAGTAAAGTCACAAAAGGGTTTTTTCAGAAATATTATCAAAAACTCCTATTTAGGTTGCTGTATGGTGTTTGATCGGCGTATATTGTTGAAGTCGTTGCCATTTCCAAAAGATCTTATTGCACATGATATGTGGATTGGCCTTATCGCTGAAAAAAATGGTAAGGTGGCTTTTGTAGATAATAAATTCATTAGATACAAACGGCATAGCGCTGCTGTAACTGCTTCAGGGATGAAAAGTGATAACAGTCTGAATTTTAAAATAAGATATAGAGTCCAGTTTATACTGCAGTATCTTAAAAGTTTTGTTTAA
- a CDS encoding EpsG family protein: MIPYILFFSFLFIISLFNLIKIESFEKIEKLLFFIFWFVLVFFIGFRYKMANDWYNYNTIIRGIEPFWDVLSGNATNFQAEKGIEYGFKILISLINMVFDPETSSSLQALTVLVSVFCYTVLFYVTWKEDTITYKFLFLATFISFTMFREFDILRQSIAFYIFLLSIKYINNSFFKFFLLNVLGSLFHVSALIFIPLYFVFKIKFSRIFILLLLLLHLVTMITHFSFVTTILERLSTYFPELIFAQKLYLNSTTAEAQSSISIVGMLYAIYLLLLFVNYEKIDFNNYKLRFFINSFFIFIIINIFFSDSKDIADRFSYYFYLGVAFVFVYLIKFIPKALYFPYVLLILIFPTIRFSRIISNPMTKSVLVPYRNYFFVTPSEEDNLLIKWKEKNEE, encoded by the coding sequence ATGATTCCATACATTTTATTTTTTAGCTTTCTTTTTATTATTTCATTGTTCAATTTAATAAAGATTGAGTCCTTTGAAAAAATAGAGAAATTACTTTTTTTTATTTTTTGGTTCGTCCTTGTTTTTTTTATTGGGTTTCGTTATAAGATGGCCAATGACTGGTATAATTACAATACAATAATTCGGGGTATCGAACCATTTTGGGATGTTTTATCGGGAAATGCGACTAATTTTCAAGCGGAAAAAGGGATTGAGTACGGATTTAAGATTTTAATTTCCCTAATTAACATGGTTTTTGATCCGGAGACGAGCAGTAGCCTACAGGCTTTAACAGTATTGGTTTCCGTCTTTTGCTACACGGTATTGTTTTATGTTACTTGGAAAGAAGATACGATAACCTATAAATTTTTATTTTTAGCGACGTTCATTTCCTTTACTATGTTTCGGGAATTTGATATTTTAAGACAATCCATCGCCTTCTATATTTTTCTATTGAGCATCAAATATATTAACAACAGTTTTTTTAAATTTTTTCTTTTAAATGTTTTGGGGTCCTTATTTCATGTTAGCGCATTAATATTCATACCCTTGTATTTCGTTTTTAAAATTAAATTTAGCAGAATCTTTATATTGTTGCTTTTGCTTTTGCATTTGGTCACAATGATCACCCATTTTTCCTTTGTTACTACTATATTGGAAAGATTAAGTACCTATTTTCCCGAATTGATCTTTGCACAAAAACTGTATTTAAATTCTACAACGGCCGAAGCACAAAGTTCCATAAGTATTGTCGGGATGCTATATGCGATTTACCTTTTATTACTTTTTGTTAATTATGAGAAAATTGATTTTAATAATTATAAATTGAGATTCTTTATCAACTCCTTTTTTATTTTTATAATTATCAATATTTTTTTCTCGGACTCCAAGGATATTGCAGATCGTTTTTCATATTATTTTTATTTAGGAGTAGCTTTTGTTTTTGTTTATTTAATTAAATTTATCCCAAAGGCACTCTATTTTCCCTATGTTTTATTAATATTAATTTTTCCGACCATTCGTTTTTCCAGAATTATTTCCAACCCAATGACTAAAAGTGTGCTAGTTCCCTATCGCAATTACTTTTTTGTTACACCTAGTGAGGAGGATAATCTTTTGATTAAGTGGAAAGAAAAGAATGAGGAATAA
- a CDS encoding glycosyltransferase family 4 protein, translating into MNILYFCSPPLLDYSAEQINDLKQHVNLHVMVCVSLQTPNHTIFKLKDGFALDGIYTFDSIKDKIENIKLFEHYFAGCQSVHFVFFPPKIGMNIVRITRALFKQLKHIKPQIIHFDDMFGRMLAFALLLKNRKIVLNVHDPVAHSGEQNWGYVIMRKFLFSKIAAFATFSEYSRLLFEKVFHPTVPVADLRLVPYYSYGAIGTKKIPELDKLPNEKLLLFFGRLSPYKGIDELLSAFSKVIQKYPDIKLVIAGNGNYSYQLPDELVGSSSLITINRFIDDSEIKSLFEQADVLICPYRDATQSGVLMTAAAFKTPVIVSNVGALSEYIKDGGNGYVYDLKDETGLENCILQILSDSKPIDTLGLVPDNAAVSRNSKLLVDLYTQLLASN; encoded by the coding sequence ATGAATATCTTATATTTCTGTTCGCCTCCATTACTGGATTATTCTGCGGAACAAATAAATGATTTAAAACAACATGTGAATTTGCATGTAATGGTTTGTGTGAGTTTGCAAACCCCCAATCATACCATTTTTAAATTAAAAGATGGTTTTGCTCTCGACGGTATCTATACATTCGATTCGATAAAAGATAAAATTGAAAATATAAAGTTGTTTGAACACTATTTTGCCGGGTGTCAATCCGTTCATTTTGTATTCTTTCCCCCTAAAATAGGAATGAATATCGTACGGATTACTAGAGCGCTTTTCAAACAGCTAAAGCATATAAAACCGCAGATTATTCACTTTGATGATATGTTTGGGAGAATGTTGGCTTTTGCATTATTACTGAAAAACAGAAAGATAGTATTGAACGTGCACGATCCGGTTGCCCACTCAGGGGAACAAAATTGGGGCTATGTGATCATGCGCAAATTTCTTTTTAGTAAGATTGCTGCGTTCGCTACTTTTTCGGAATACAGCAGACTTTTGTTTGAAAAAGTGTTTCATCCTACGGTACCGGTTGCCGATTTACGGTTAGTTCCGTACTATTCGTATGGGGCAATAGGCACTAAAAAGATACCGGAGCTCGATAAGTTGCCCAATGAAAAGTTGCTTTTGTTTTTTGGAAGGCTATCGCCTTACAAAGGAATCGATGAGTTGCTGAGTGCTTTTTCAAAAGTGATTCAAAAATACCCGGATATCAAACTGGTCATTGCCGGAAATGGAAATTATTCCTATCAGTTGCCGGATGAATTAGTCGGTTCGTCTTCACTGATTACCATCAATAGATTTATTGACGATAGTGAAATTAAATCTTTGTTTGAGCAAGCTGATGTTTTAATTTGTCCGTATCGGGATGCTACTCAAAGCGGAGTTTTGATGACAGCTGCTGCTTTTAAAACACCTGTAATTGTGTCTAATGTGGGGGCACTTTCTGAATACATAAAAGACGGAGGGAACGGCTATGTATATGATTTGAAAGATGAAACGGGTCTGGAAAATTGCATATTGCAAATTCTATCGGATTCCAAACCAATTGACACGCTTGGTTTAGTTCCAGATAATGCCGCCGTTTCCAGGAATAGCAAATTGCTTGTAGACCTATATACTCAACTTTTAGCAAGCAATTAA
- a CDS encoding glycosyltransferase family 2 protein, which produces MKITVSIVIVNYNTKDLLVSCIDSIYEKTEGLSFEVLVVDNDSHDGSEVLIRNKFPEINFIQSGANIGFGRANNLGIQKAKGDYIFLLNSDTILLNNAIAILSDYLDKNSSVAVCGANLYDANQQPTDSFCQLMPGIYTDADVLFGGVFSKLRFGKNSIFNHSDQNLILNGYVTGADMMIRKKVLDEVGLFDPDFFMYFEETELTSRIKKRGYAIASVPEAKIIHLEGASETIKENTMRRMIKSKYIYFEKTNKKEWISVSYLLFLLTAWTRIVLFKIKGNHERDAYWASCLKLNQYEYQLYRESKK; this is translated from the coding sequence ATGAAAATTACCGTTTCCATCGTAATCGTAAATTATAATACAAAAGATTTACTGGTCAGTTGTATAGATTCCATTTATGAAAAAACAGAAGGGCTTTCTTTTGAAGTACTTGTCGTAGATAATGATTCCCATGACGGATCAGAAGTACTAATCAGAAATAAATTCCCTGAAATTAATTTTATTCAAAGTGGCGCGAATATAGGATTCGGTCGAGCCAATAATTTAGGAATACAAAAAGCAAAAGGGGATTACATTTTTCTGCTTAATTCAGACACTATTTTACTTAATAATGCGATTGCAATTCTTAGTGATTATTTGGATAAAAATAGTTCGGTAGCGGTTTGTGGAGCTAATTTATATGATGCCAATCAGCAGCCAACCGACTCTTTCTGTCAACTAATGCCCGGCATTTATACAGATGCAGATGTTCTTTTTGGGGGTGTTTTTTCAAAACTTCGTTTCGGCAAAAACAGTATTTTTAATCATTCTGATCAAAATTTGATTTTAAATGGATACGTAACGGGCGCTGACATGATGATTCGAAAAAAAGTCCTTGATGAAGTGGGTTTGTTTGATCCGGATTTTTTTATGTATTTTGAGGAAACCGAGTTAACCTCGAGAATAAAAAAACGAGGGTATGCGATAGCATCCGTGCCAGAGGCCAAAATTATACATTTAGAAGGTGCTTCAGAAACGATTAAAGAAAATACCATGCGCCGCATGATAAAAAGCAAATACATCTACTTCGAGAAGACCAATAAAAAGGAATGGATATCTGTTTCTTATCTACTCTTTCTATTGACGGCATGGACAAGAATCGTACTTTTTAAAATCAAAGGCAATCATGAAAGGGATGCGTATTGGGCATCTTGTCTGAAATTAAACCAGTATGAATACCAGCTGTACCGGGAATCTAAAAAATAA